ATAAATGTTAAACCTTTGTCACATGCATTGTATCATACGAAtagtattttttaattttgatgacAATGAAGATTATTATCTAATTATTATAGGTTGATTTTTCTCTCAATGTTATCTCAGGGACATCCGCAATCACACCGAAAGAAGGAAGTTGGGATTTTTCTCATGTGGAACAGGAAATCCAATTGATGACTGCTGGCGTTGTGACCCTCGTTGGCACTTACGCCGAAAACATCTAGCCAATTGCGCCATTGGGTTCGGTCGCAACGCCGTTGGTGGTCGTGACGGCAAGTACTACGTCGTCAATAACCCTCGAGACGATGATCCTGTCAACCCCAGACCCGGAACACTCCGCCACGCTGTCATCCAAGACAGGCCATTGTGGATTGTGTTCAAGAGGGACATGGTGATCACACTCAAGCAGGAGCTTTTAATGAATAGCTTTAAGACCATTGATGCGAGAGGTGTCAATGTCCACATTGCCTATGGAGCTTGTATTACTATCCAATACGTGACCAATGTTATTATCCACGGTCTACACATCCATGATTGCAAGCCCACTGGCAACGCCATGGTTCGGAGCTCGCCAAGTCATTATGGGTGGAGGACAATGGCAGATGGGGATGCCATATCCATATTTGGATCAAGTCACATTTGGATTGATCACAACTCTCTGTCCAACTGTGCCGATGGCCTTGTCGATGCTATAATGGGCTCGACTGCCCTTACCATTTCTAACAACTACTTCACTCACCACAATGAGGTCAGTCTAATTTCTCTCCTTAATGATTTTAAGTAATCACAACTTGggtaaatattttaaatattcaaaGTTAAAATATCGTTTTTATTGCAAAAACAGGTCATACTATTAGGTCACAGTGACTCGTACACAAGAGACAAACAAATGCAAGTGACCATCGCTTACAACCATTTCGGCGAGGGTCTTATCCAGAGAATGCCAAGGTAATAACATGTCTAAAGCAAGTCCATTTACCTAATTACCTTCTTTTATGACATATTCTGATCAATTATTGGAACCAATTTATTGATCTTGCAGATGTAGGCACGGGTATTTCCACGTGGTGAACAATGACTACACTCATTGGGAAATGTACGCTATAGGTGGTAGTGCTAACCCCACCATTAACAGCCAAGGCAACAGATACCTTGCCCCTGTAAACCCTTTTGCCAAGGAGGTACATACTCTGAACCCACAACATTATACAATAAGAATGAATTTGTaaacatattttatagaaatatcttttttattaaaagatcaattttttgTGGAATATTTACATTCCTTAAAACTGGAAATATTCACtaatatcttgcaaatattcacTAAAACTGGAATTTCAGAATTGATTCTGACAGTTTAAATTAATTAACAGGTTACAAAGAGGGTTGATACAGCCACTGGCTCATGGAGACACTGGAATTGGAGATCAGAGGGAGACCTGTTGCTCAATGGAGCTTATTTCACTCCATCAGGAGCTGGAGCTGCAGCCAGCTATGCCAGAGCCTCAAGTTTGGGGGCCAAGTCCTCTTCCATGGTTGGCTCTCTTACTTCTGCTGCTGGCGTCCTAAACTGCCG
The genomic region above belongs to Humulus lupulus chromosome 1, drHumLupu1.1, whole genome shotgun sequence and contains:
- the LOC133783449 gene encoding probable pectate lyase 8 is translated as MAISLRCFSLCSFMIFLLLLLIVNAKASTGKHEVVQSRPLETGELQSLKNSSMAESSDENDAWNNEHAVENPEEIASMVDMDIRNHTERRKLGFFSCGTGNPIDDCWRCDPRWHLRRKHLANCAIGFGRNAVGGRDGKYYVVNNPRDDDPVNPRPGTLRHAVIQDRPLWIVFKRDMVITLKQELLMNSFKTIDARGVNVHIAYGACITIQYVTNVIIHGLHIHDCKPTGNAMVRSSPSHYGWRTMADGDAISIFGSSHIWIDHNSLSNCADGLVDAIMGSTALTISNNYFTHHNEVILLGHSDSYTRDKQMQVTIAYNHFGEGLIQRMPRCRHGYFHVVNNDYTHWEMYAIGGSANPTINSQGNRYLAPVNPFAKEVTKRVDTATGSWRHWNWRSEGDLLLNGAYFTPSGAGAAASYARASSLGAKSSSMVGSLTSAAGVLNCRRGIQC